From one Rhodamnia argentea isolate NSW1041297 chromosome 1, ASM2092103v1, whole genome shotgun sequence genomic stretch:
- the LOC115754570 gene encoding acetyl-CoA acetyltransferase, cytosolic 1 has translation MAPAASTASSDCIKPRDVCIVGVARTPMGGFLGTLSSLPATKLGSIAIEGALKRANLDPSSVQEVFFGNVLCANLGQAPARQAALGAGIPNSVVCTTVNKVCASGMKATMLAAQSIQLGINEVVVAGGMESMSNVPKYLAEARKGSRLGHDSLVDGMLKDGLWDVYNDYGMGVCAEICAEQHSITREEQDNYAIQSFERGIAAQDCGAFAWEIVPVEVSGGRGKPSTVIDKDEGLGKFDPAKLRKLRPSFKESGGSVTAGNASSISDGAAALVLVSGDKALELGLQVIAKITGYADAAQAPELFTTAPALAIPKAIANAGLEASQVDYYEINEAFAVVALANQKLLGINSEKINVHGGAVSLGHPLGCSGARIIATLLGVLKQKNGKHGVSGVCNGGGGASALVVELL, from the exons ATGGCTCCAGCTGCGTCTACAGCTTCTTCAGATTGTATCAAGCCAAGAG ATGTTTGCATTGTCGGTGTTGCACGAACGCCAATGGGTGGGTTTCTCGGTACTCTTTCATCTTTGCCAGCCACCAAGCTTGGTTCTATAGCTATTGAAG gggCTCTGAAAAGGGCGAATTTGGACCCATCATCAGTACAAGAGGTTTTCTTTGGCAATGTTCTCTGTGCAAACTTGGGGCAAGCTCCTGCTAGACAAGCTGCATTAGGAGCTGGAATACCGAATTCAGTGGTCTGTACTACCGTCAACAAAGTTTGTGCATCCGGAATGAAAG CAACTATGCTTGCCGCACAAAGCATCCAGCTGGGCATCAATGAGGTTGTTGTGGCAGGTGGCATGGAAAGCATGTCTAATGTGCCTAAATATCTTGCCGAGGCAAG GAAGGGGTCTAGACTTGGGCATGATTCACTTGTAGACGGAATGTTAAAGGATGGTCTTTGGGATGTCTACAATGATTATGGAATGGGAGTATGTGCTGAAATATGTGCAGAACAGCACTCCATAACAAGGGAAGAGCAG GATAACTATGCTATTCAGAGCTTTGAGCGGGGAATTGCTGCCCAAGACTGTGGTGCTTTTGCATGGGAAATTGTGCCG GTTGAAGTTTCTGGAGGAaggggaaaaccatcaacagtTATTGACAAGGATGAAGGTCTTGGAAAG TTTGATCCTGCAAAGCTGAGAAAGCTCCGTCCAAGTTTCAAGGAGAGTGGAGGCAGTGTTACTGCAGGGAATGCCTCTAGCATAAG TGATGGTGCTGCAGCCCTTGTGTTAGTTAGTGGTGATAAAGCACTTGAGCTTGGGCTTCAGGTGATTGCAAAGATCACAGGGTACGCTGATGCTGCTCAG GCCCCAGAGTTGTTTACAACAGCTCCGGCCCTTGCAATTCCGAAAGCCATCGCAAATGCTGGCTTGGAGGCCTCGCAAGTTGACTACtatgaaataaatgaagcctttGCT GTTGTGGCTCTGGCAAATCAAAAACTTCTGGGAATTAACTCG GAGAAAATTAATGTCCACGGAGGTGCTGTCTCATTGGGTCATCCGCTAGGTTGCAGTGGAGCTCGTATCATAGCCACTCTTTTGGGG GTGCTAAAGCAGAAAAACGGGAAGCACGGTGTTAGTGGCGTGTGCAATGGTGGAGGAGGTGCATCTGCACTAGTAGTAGAGCTTCTGTAA